In Dryobates pubescens isolate bDryPub1 chromosome 15, bDryPub1.pri, whole genome shotgun sequence, the following proteins share a genomic window:
- the B4GALNT3 gene encoding beta-1,4-N-acetylgalactosaminyltransferase 3 — protein MRGRLLARLRRRRRLLRLLLALGALALGLWAAYLELVAAAAGGGAPPDRGYESWRELAKALAGTNDPGGSPSLQFSYPQKLEHQSQELPGGRRNESNAAAVDSPVPWMPEFQGLANLHVFEDWCGSSIEQLRRNLHFPLFPHTRTTLRKLAVSPRWTNYGLRIFGYLHPFADGEFQFAIAADDNAEFWLSPDEKTSGLQLLASVGKTGKEWTAPGEFGKFHSQQSKMVRLSAAGRYYFEVLHKQDDRGTDHVEVAWRMNDPEAKFKVIDSKYLSLFANETLLKMDEVKHIPQTLASHRSRPDDSTGSRAHPADMLKPDPRDTLYQVPLLSRSRVHRALPDCPYKPSYVVNGFPLQRYQGLQFVHLSFVYPNDYSRLSHMEKDNKCFYQESPHYLERFGFYKYMKMDHPEKSLDSREKTEQPGSQERNVDDLQYVEQEVEVTSPSQHPEVGRAAPAGSTPSSRSLRRDSSLPERRRLLSLPEDGTGEGTQTRSTKRAGFKSAVMASANQSFGQAGLEGNPETRRPGFKGGVRASSRSPAQRGRAVQDRVPLRKANAPSGAVSQRQRPLGNPRDSGVMIPRRMRPQGDLSTTKDGLQAAGSMPAGKGGPGSVKGTRRAVSIASPSQGPGLSQWLNQVQSYIAEQKAANGGEVGQPEAQVASPVKGKPEPVTAGEEDADGEPEEEEEEDFDYVAVFDQAVKWEQTFSASNLDFHMLRTDWIDLKCNTSGNLLLREREALEVTRVFLRKLNQRSKGRFQLQRIVNVEKRQDRMRGSRYLLELELWEQGRRLVRLSEYVFARGWQGLAGDQEEERKMRNLAWGRRRHLMAAANEPELCWPQGFSWNHQAVVHFVVPVKNQARWMLQFISDMEELFRVTKDHYFNVIITDYSSDDMDVEKALKRSALHSYQYLKLKGNFERSAGLQAGIDLVTDPHSIVFLCDLHIHFPAGVIDSIRKHCVEGKMAFAPMVMRLHCGMSPQWPEGYWEVNGFGLLGIYKSDLDKIGGMNTKEFRDRWGGEDWELLDRILQAGLEVERLSLRNFFHWFHSKRGMWNRRQLRTL, from the exons GATATGaaagctggagggagctggctAAGGCTCTGGCAGGCACCAATGACCCAGGTGGGAGCCCAAGCCTTCAGTTTTCCTATCCACAGAAACTGGAACACCAG AGCCAAGAGCTGCCAGGAGGTAGGAGGAATGAATcaaatgctgcagctgtggacAGCCCTGTCCCCTGGATGCCAGAG TTCCAGGGTCTGGCCAATCTGCACGTGTTTGAGGACTGGTGTGGCAGCTCCATTGAGCAGCTCAGGAGGAACCTCcactttcccctcttcccccac ACTCGAACCACCCTGAGGAAGCTGGCAGTGTCCCCCAGGTGGACCAACTATGGCCTCCGCATATTTGGCTACCTGCATCCTTTCGCCGACG GGGAGTTTCAGTTTGCCATTGCTGCAGATGACAATGCTGAGTTCTGGCTGAGTCCAGATGAGAAGACTTCaggtctgcagctgctggccagtGTAGGCAAG ACAGGGAAGGAGTGGACTGCGCCAGGGGAGTTTGGGAAGTTTCACAGCCAGCAGTCAAAGATGGTGAG GTtgtcagctgcaggcaggtaCTATTTTGAGGTGCTGCACAAGCAGGATGACAGAGGAACAGACCATGTGGAAGTAGCA TGGAGAATGAATGACCCAGAAGCCAAGTTCAAAGTCATTGACTCCAAATACCTCTCCCTTTTTGCTA aTGAGACACTGCTAAAGATGGATGAGGTCAAGCACATCCCTCAGACGCTGGCCAGCCACAGGAGCAGGCCTGatgacagcacaggcagcagggcacaccCAGCTGACATGCTGAAGCCTGACCCTCGGGACACTCTTTACCAAG TGCCTCTGCTGAGCAGGTCTCGTGTGCACCGCGCCTTGCCGGACTGCCCATACAAGCCCAGCTACGTGGTGAATGGATTCCCTCTGCAGCGCTACCAGGGCCTCCAGTTT GTTCACTTATCCTTTGTTTACCCGAATGATTACAGCCGCCTGAGCCACATGGAGAAAGACAACAAATGCTTTTATCAGGAAAGCCCTCATTACTTGGAAAG ATTTGGGTTCTACAAGTACATGAAAATGGATCACCCAGAGAAGAGCCTAGACTCCAGGGAAAAgacagagcagccag gctcccaggagCGGAACGTGGATGATCTGCAGTatgtggagcaggaggtggaggTCACCAGCCCCTCGCAGCACCCCGAGGTGGGGAGGGCGGCGCCGGCAGGCAGCACTCCCAGCAGCCGCAGCCTCCGCCGGGACTCTTCCCTGCCGGAGCGGCGCCGGCTCCTGTCCCTGCCGGAGGATGGCACGGGAGAGGGGACACAGACCAGGAGCACGAAGAGGGCCGGCTTCAAATCAGCCGTGATGGCCTCTGCCAACCAAAGCTTCGGCCAGGCTGGTCTAGAGGGGAACCCAGAAACGAGGAGACCTGGTTTCAAAGGGGGTGTCAGAGCCAGCTCCAGGAGCCCTGCACAGCGTGGCAGGGCCGTCCAGGACCGAGTGCCGCTCAGAAAGGCAAACGCTCCGTCTGGGGCTGTGTCGCAAAGGCAGCGACCTCTCGGCAACCCCAGGGACTCAGGGGTCATGATTCCCAGAAGGATGAGACCTCAAGGAGACCTCAGCACCACTAAggatgggctgcaggcagcaggctccaTGCCAGCTGGGAAAGGAGGCCCAGGCTCTGTCAAGGGCACCAGACGTGCCGTGAGCattgccagccccagccaggggccTGGGCTGTCGCAGTGGCTGAACCAAGTGCAGTCCTACATTGCCGAGCAGAAGGCAGCCAATGGTGGGGAGGTGGGCCAGCCAGAGGCACAGGTGGCATCTCCTGTGAAGGGCAAGCCTGAACCTGtgacagcaggagaggaagaCGCGGATGGAGAgccagaggaagaagaggaggaggattttGACTATGTAGCAGTGTTTGACCAGGCGGTGAAGTGGGAGCAGACCTTCAGCGCAAGCAATCTGGACTTCCACATGCTGCGTACAGATTGGATCGACCTGAAATGCAACACCTCAGGAAACCTGCTGCTGAGAGAAAGGGAGGCCCTGGAGGTCACACGTGTCTTCCTGAGGAAGCTCAACCAGAGGAGCAAAGG GCGGTTCCAGCTGCAGCGGATCGTCAACGTGGAGAAGCGGCAGGACCGCATGCGGGGCAGCCGctacctgctggagctggagctgtgggagcagggcCGCCGCCTCGTCCGCCTCTCCGAGTACGTCTTTGCCCGCGGCTGGCAGGGCCTGGCCGGCgaccaggaggaggagaggaagatgaGGAACCTGGCCTGGGGTCGCCGCCGGCACCTGATGGCTGCGGCGAACGAACCggagctgtgctggccccaGGGCTTCTCCTGGAACCACCAAGCTGTGGTGCACTTCGTGGTGCCAG TGAAGAACCAGGCACGCTGGATGCTGCAGTTCATCTCTGACATGGAAGAGCTGTTCCGAGTCACTAAGGATCACTACTTCAACGTCATCATCACAGACTACAGCAGTGATGACATGGAtgtagagaaggctctgaaaagGTCTGCACTGCACAG CTACCAGTACTTGAAGCTGAAAGGGAATTTCGAGcgttctgctgggctgcaggccgGGATAGACCTTGTGACG GACCCGCACAGCATcgttttcctgtgtgacctccacATCCACTTCCCAGCTGGAGTCATTGACTCGATCCGGAAGCACTGCGTGGAAGGCAAGATGGCCTTCGCCCCCATGGTCATGAGGCTGCACTGCGGCATGTCCCCGCAGTGGCCTGAGG GCTACTGGGAGGTGAATGGGTTTGGTCTCCTGGGCATATACAAGTCTGACCTGGACAAGATTGGAGGCATGAACACAAAAGAGTTTCGGGAccgctggggaggagaggattGGGAGCTCCTGGACAG GATCTTGCAGGCCGGGCTGGAAGTGGAGCGCCTGTccctgaggaacttcttccacTGGTTCCACTCGAAGCGGGGCATGTGGAACCGGCGCCAGCTGAGGACGCTGTGA